The sequence AGTTTTGGAAGAAGCAAAGGCTATCGACAAAGTAGCTGTTTTCAATATAGATCACATGGCACAGATCCAATTTAAAGGAAAAGATGCTTTAAATCTTTTAGATCGTGTGCTTCCTGCAAATGTAGAAAGTATGAAAATCGGGCAGTGTAAATACACCTTGCTGCTTATGGAAGAAGGAACTGTTCTGGATGATCTTATAATAATGCGAATATCTGATGATGAATTTATTCTGGTGATAAATGCCGGACATGATATTACAGATGAAGAAAAGGGCCTGATCGCTGATGCAGATTTTATTTTGAAATACAAAAAAGATGATGAAGAACTGGCAGTAAAAGATATTTCTGATAGACTTGTAAAGATCGATATTCAAGGACCGCTTTCCTTTAAATTGATTAAAAATATTTATGGCGAAGAAGTGTTGAAGAACAGAAATAAACCGGAAAAAAATATGCGTTTTTTCACCTTCAATGAATTTGAATATGATGGTGAGCATTATCTCATCAGCCGCACAGGATATACGAATAGATGGGGTTGGGAATTGTATGTTCCTGCAAAAGTGGCACAAGAACAGTTCAGGAAGATCGCACTTGAAGCTCTGGAACTTGGCGGATTAGTCGTAGGTCTTGGTGGTCGTGATGAGAACAGAATTTCTGCAGGAAATGTTGGTTTGCCGTTAAATGGCAGTGAATATGACAGAGATCATACTCCTGTGAATTCTCCACTTTTTGGTGCAGCAATCGATATGGGAAAAGAAAATTTCGTTGGTAAAAAAGCTTTAGAAGCTGAAATTGCATCTGGTACTGATAAACACATGGTTTTATTTATTTCGGAAGGCATTGTTTCAGGACGGGGAATTTATAAAGACGGGAAAAGATGGGGAACGGTTACTTCCAGTATCAATTCGCCCAATGTAAGCCAGGAAAAACGTGAATTCATCGGTTCAGCCCGCAAGAACGTTTTGGGTGAGAACGGCACAGCAGCCATCGGCCTGGGTTGGGTTTACACGAATCCATTCGAGGTGGATGAAAAAGGAAATGATATTGTGATGTTGGATGATGAGCCTGTTCGCATCAGAGTGGAATTTTATCGGGAAGATGAAAATAGAAATCCGATCGGAAAGCGTGTTCTGGGCTATATCAGCGGTGATGGCGTGACGCCGGCAACTGCTCCAAAACCTTTGAAACAGATACAGAATTTGTAGATTGAGATAACATCGGAATGTTTCCCGATTTGTCGGGAATCTTCCGATTGTTATCGTTTGTTCGTTCAATTCATTAATAGCATGATAATTGATTTTTTCTTTCATTTGATCCTATGCGTGAACGCATAGGCTATTGAGGCGCAGGCTATTGATAACGCGATAAATGTTCGTGTAAATAATCAAATAGCCTGGGCGTGAGGGATTTGTTTTGTATTCATTCCAAAAAAAATAGCCCAGAATAAGATGAAAAAAAATTAAAAATACGCCGTTCACGGCGTTCCCTCCAACAAATTCCTTTACAAAACCACCCCCAATAATTTTTCTTCAAACCAGAAAAATCTGAAGCAGAGGAATGATATGAAGAAAATTGCTGCACTTGTCTTATTTTTTATGATATTAAATATCCTGAACGCACTCGGCACATTACACGTTAAATCTGTTAAAGAATTACCTGCCACACATACAAATTTAAAAGTATACGATGCCGATGGAAAATATGCTCCGGTGCTTATCATCAAAACCGAACTTAAAGGCTTGGGCATCCAAAACGTGGGAAGACCCACCAAGCACGCACCGGAATACATGGCAGGCGATCACCAATATAAGTTCTACATGAACGACAGCCAGCGTGTGGTTAAGATTACTCATGCCGATTATGAACCTTTAGAAGTACGACTTCTGGCAGATTTCGGCATCGAAGTAAAGGCACAACGGGTATATGAAATGCTTCTGGATAACACACCAGAAAAAGAATTTATCAATGTGGTGATAATTTCCGATCCTGTCGATGCTACCAAGATAATTGACGGCAAAGATATGGGTACTGGTCAAAGCTTTGAACTTTTCATTGGAAAGCATATATTAAAACTCCAGAAAAACGGCTTCAAGTCTCTTACCAAAAATATTGAAGTTTCGAGAAGCAAAACTCTTTTTAATAACCTTGAACTACAAGAGGTAGAACCAGTGATGATCACCATCAAATCTGAACCTGACGAAGCGGACATCTACATTAACAACGTGAACGAAGGTAAAACCAATAAACAGCTTTTCAAGTTTCCCGGCAACTACAATCTCCGTCTGGTAAAGGATAAATACGATACAACAGAACAAAACATAACTGTTACAGAAAGCGGAACTAACACTTTTGATTATACTTTGCAGAAAAATACATCTCTACTAACAATTAATACCACTCCTTCCAATTGTGAAATTTACGT comes from Candidatus Cloacimonadota bacterium and encodes:
- a CDS encoding aminomethyl transferase family protein, whose translation is MNKIGFDFPSKPRKTALFEVENWYQKLLSERLDRPYSPIKTSNFGEYDMAVNYLTSVLEEAKAIDKVAVFNIDHMAQIQFKGKDALNLLDRVLPANVESMKIGQCKYTLLLMEEGTVLDDLIIMRISDDEFILVINAGHDITDEEKGLIADADFILKYKKDDEELAVKDISDRLVKIDIQGPLSFKLIKNIYGEEVLKNRNKPEKNMRFFTFNEFEYDGEHYLISRTGYTNRWGWELYVPAKVAQEQFRKIALEALELGGLVVGLGGRDENRISAGNVGLPLNGSEYDRDHTPVNSPLFGAAIDMGKENFVGKKALEAEIASGTDKHMVLFISEGIVSGRGIYKDGKRWGTVTSSINSPNVSQEKREFIGSARKNVLGENGTAAIGLGWVYTNPFEVDEKGNDIVMLDDEPVRIRVEFYREDENRNPIGKRVLGYISGDGVTPATAPKPLKQIQNL